The genomic interval TGCTTGGTCGACACTGGGAAACTTGGCAAGATTAGTGTAGGCCCATTCATTGCGCATCGCACAAGGCTTTCAATGGTAAACAACATTTAAACCTGTTTAATTGAGCTGAGCAAAATGTGCCGCGTTTTGTTAGGTCGGTTGCCACTGGTGCCCATAACACTATCGGCCAGTAACTGCAGCGCAATGACGCTATATTACTGAATTAACACCAGATAATCAGAATGTAACTTCATTCGCCAACTGTTCGCTGTCAATGGTGGTCCTATTTCCTTGGGTTACTCGTACGACAGACCACGTAGTACTGGGCGTGTTACCAGGCCTCTCCACGTAGCATCTTTATTGTGAGGGAGAAAAGGGTACTATATAAATATTTTCATCCCATTAACCAACTGTGGTTTCAGTATAACATCGTACATTATGCTGACATAGGCTGctgtcaatgtttttttttttacatagtaTGGCCTAGCAGACCGTCGTGTTATCGTTGTTAGAGTTACTGTGTCATTACATGCCTTCTGTGACTGAGAGCAATGAAGTCATCGTCACAGCCATTGTCTGTATCAGAAAAATGTCGCAAAACGAGGAAATGTTTGCCTTTGTCATCAAATGCGCATATTATTTGAGAACAGCACTGTTGATGTTATGTAACAATGCACAAACCACAACAATTGAAACtgtaatttaatttcactttggGCGAGTGTCCATGCaatattaaatgaaaaacatagacCCAACCATGACACACTACTGTTGTCAGTTTAGCGTATGCCTCCTATCAACCAGAGTGGTCAGGCTACTGGTTCCCGATGGTTGACCGTGCCTTACCGTAAGACCAGTGCCCAAAACGATCACATCATATTCCTCATCCATGGCGTCCTTTCGGTCCTGGTCTTTTCAGGCTCCCCTAGTCAGTAAAATGTTCTTCGTAAAGGCGTAAAATAGCTTTTGGCAGGTTGTGGAGTCCTGGTATGGCTTATGAATCCAACCTCTGTATGAGAATTGAATAGGATGCGCTGCACCCGGCGAAAAGCAACGAGGATGTGACCCAGGGCACAGAACTACTCTCAGATGAGATCCTTTCGCGTCTGAAAATAGGGCGTCGATGGTGGCACTGGTAGTATCAAGTACTACTATCACCTCCTCAATGACTGCCATTCTTTTCCCCGCTTTTCATTGAATGAAATAAACGCTCCTTTGTTAACTTTGGAATATTGATTCTCCCTGCATTACAAAGACAGCGTAATAAGAGCATAACATGTAAAGCTACAATTAAACATACAAGCTTTTGAAATCAGTCACGCACTCACGTTTATTGGAAGAGTGACCTTGTTGCGAATGCTGTGTTCTTCCGCCTGTAAATCAATGCACAACGTTTTTATAGTAAAAATGTGGCATTTTATCTGAATTCATTTTCTAAGGAATGTGTAGCgttttgctctctctatctctctctctctctctgacatgtATCACGAAACCATGAACAATTTCACCTGGACCAAAATATGAACTGTGGACCAACAGATTTGTGGAAATCTTAACTAACTTAGGCTATTAGTCTCCTTCTACAAAGTAAAAGTTATGCAACACTGAAGCAGGACCTACGCAAGGTATAGTAACCTGGTTTGCCGCACACGGCGCGCAGGTTATAATTTCAGGACCATGGACAGCGAATTTAACTCTTTGATCTTTGAGCACTAGTTAATGCTTAACGATGTAATGCCTTTAACAAGAGACACATAGCCTATGTTGGCATGGAATTGTTACTGCATCAAAAGCCACTGATGCTTGAATTTCACAATAGGCTAAATCCATTAACACCTGATATTGAAACTGAATCATGACATGAATCCAGCATTATGTACACCCACTCACGCTAACCAAAATAAGCTGAGAAAACAAATAACCTGTATTTGAAGAGAAAGAATATCAGTATGACGACTGTAATGTCACACCCCCATAGAAATTGAGCAGTATGAATAGCGTTCAATGATGTGTAGGCTCTAAGATGTGATGACTTCAGGTGCCCCTCTGAATGAACAATTAAAGTAACTTTGTAGCATTCTGTGTGCCCCACAGATTTTGCAAACACTACTCACTCCAGCACTTATTGGGTTAATCAGTGTACGTTTGCGAAATTCTTCTGCTCCTAGGCTACTCAGTCTGTGGAGACAGACATATTCTTCATTGCGCTTGAAAAACACTTAGCAATTCATATCAAAGCTATGGGACCCGATTGTGCCACTGCGGAATTCTTATGAGCCACGTTTTAAAAATCATGTTAGGTATTTGGCAATGTTGATTCGGTACCACTGTGCTGATTCCTGTAGAAGCAAGGGATTTCGAAAAACCAATGAAAAACGCGGCATAACTTTTTTCTGCATAGTTGATTCAACTGCAGTACATATCTGTAGCCAACAGAGGATGCTACTGTGCAGCGTGACAGGAAGTAAAGTATTAACTTGCAAATCACGAGCTTAAGCAAAGAGGAGTCAAAAGTCCGGTGGCAATAGATTTATAAGAGTTCAACTGGGAGTAGGCCACTCAGTTGGAAGTCTGAGAAGGGGAGCCGAAAACTCTTCTTTCCGAGACTGAAGCGATAGTGAGTTGCTATCGAGTCTTTTACCCCATTCCTATCGGAAGACTAGGATGGGAGAGACGGAGCCGGGGAGAAGGATTTCCCCGGTGAAAAACTTCGTTGCAGGTGGAGTCGCCGGAGCGTGCCTTTTATTTGCTGGACACCCACTTGATACGATCAAGGTATCTTCAAAGTATAACTGTATTCAGCTGTCAGCATAGCTTGTTATTTGTCAGTCaaacctacaattacaacaacTCTAGATCCATACATTGTGTTAATTCCGCAAGGTGTAAGGCGTACAGGTCCATTCATTGTCCCCTGGATCATACAGGACACAATCAGGCTAAACCTGCCCTTCGATTATGGGTCAATAGGCTTCTGAAAAAATACCTTTAGTGTCCAGCATCATGCAGAAAGAGTTCGTGACATCGAAGTGCTTAGATAAATCCACCTGCTGACAGATTGCTCTCTAATCCCTTGTGAATCAGACTAGGTTTTTAATGACGCCATGTCTCACGTTTCTAACTCGTTTGGCCACTTTGTACATTGCATTTGCTCACATTTACACCTTGCAACACTGGCTTGCGCACAGTCTTGTGGTCTTGTCAGTCACAATAAAGCTGTGTAATCTCCAGAATAATTTACAGTCAGACGTAGCCTATAAAGTTCTCTGTTTGTAGTCTACCACAGTCGGTCCGAAATGAGGGAATCAAACTAGATATTTAAAATAGATGAACTGGAGTTGAGGCAACGGTCGAGTCAGACGAAGTGTCGAGTGGTCAGTGTCAGTGTCCGTTGACAGTTGCTATTTGCCGGCTACAGCATAACGTCAGCAATCTCAACGTGTCAGTCAGGCTTCTACTAGAATAGCCAAGGGTAGGCCTAGGTATTGTTTGACAGAGTAGAGTAAAATAGTAAAAGGCTTGGGTACAACACAATGGAAATCGCTAATGTAGGTAGCcctgtggtttagtgacaagtTCAAAGTGGCATTGCCATTCAATTGTGAACGGAAGGTTACGGGTTACGTCTATTTATAACTTGGCGTGCCATTCCACGTTACTTCACGCAGAAAATGTACTTTTATTTGACCCGACGTACTGTGAAAAATTGGACTGGAAACTCACTTTGCTTTTTACTGTCTGCGACAACCCCTCTCAAGTTTATCTGAAGAATAGCAGACAATAGATTAAACACGAGGCAGTCCACCCTATCCCAGAAGATCCTCCTTATCAAGGTGAAGCAGATtgtctgtgtaggcctacttagaGTCTTGTCATATTTGTCAAAGTGCTGTTACTTAGACTGACAATTGAAGAAAATACCTCTAAATGATTTTCTACTTGTAAACTGGCATCTAACATGTAAAGTTCcatttcattatttttgttgttgttataaaTAGTGAAAAGCAATGGCCCCTTAAGTAATGCATAAAACCTTTCCTAACTAATCATTTCTAAACAGGTTCgccttcaaacacaacccaaaGTCTCCCCTACCCAATATGTGCTCTACACAGGAACATATGACTGTTTTAGAAAGACAGTGTCCAAAGAGGTGAGAGTCAGCTGATGTGAAACCAGTGGTATTTCTCTTAAAGAACAATTCAGTTCACTTCTTACCATTTAAACAAATTCCACATTGAAATGTCTtacatttatctatctatctatctatctatctatctatctatctatctatccctgtctccatctctgtctattTTCAGGGAATTTTGGGTCTTTACAGAGGCATGGGGGCCCCTCTGGCTGGCGTTGCCCCGATGATGGCCATTAGCTTCTTTGGCTTCGGACTGGGGAAGCAGCTGCTTCAGTCTGACCCCAACATCCCTCACACGTGAGTAGGCGGGGGGGGCTTTCTCAGCGCAAGTCAGCGGTCAGCTTGGTACAGCAGGTGGACAGAtttgttgtctctgtgtggtatggTGTTGTGTATATGGTGTACACATGAGTGGGGGGAATGGCCAGAGTACGCGCTTCAGCAGGTCTAAAAATAACAGTGTGTTTGAAGCCCCCCATGTCCACCTATCACTCTCTTCCATTTCACCCACCCCTTCTGCATCACCAACTCAATGCCATCATCTGTCCTCGCCCCCCtccctgtgtctgtgttgtccCTCTCTAGGTATGCTCAGATCTTTATGTCTGGTATGTTGGGAGGAGTCTTCACCACCGTGATCGTAGCACCTGGAGAAAGAATAAAATGTTTGCTTCAGGCAAGGGATACTCTTACATGGTTACATTTAACAGACTATGCATAAATATAGCTTAGTACATTGGTCAACCTATCCAGTGATATAATATGAGCAGGGCCATGTCCCAGAgcaatatgtgtgtatttgcctCTGTCTTTATTGAagtacttgtgtttgtgtttatgtttatgtttacttatttgttttttgttttttcactgtTTTTAGGTTCAGTCCACTTCTGGTCAGTTAAAGTATGCTGGACCTGTGGACTGTGCAATCAGGCTTTACAAGGAGCAGGGGATTCGCAGTGTTTACAAAGGAACAGTACTAACTCTTATCAGAGGTATCAATAGTGGACATTTgacatgtttgtgttgttgtttgtttgtatgtcagAGATGTCTGACTGATGTATGTTTTCTAACAATCTGTCTGCTACAAATATTCCAAAATATTCAGTTTGAAAAGGTCATCGGGTTTTAAAATCATTAAGCACATTGCCTTCCAGACCTCTGTCCACTACCTGTTCAGCAAACAAACATTAATTATAAAAACAATTTTGAAGGATCTCTGTTCATGTGTATAAATGACTAACCTAGTTTTAAATTATGTATTTTCTACCTCCTTCAGATGTGCCTTCCAATGgtctatatttcttgacctatGAGTATGTGAAACGCCTACTAACGCCAGAAGGTGAAAGGTAGGTTATATTTTGACTTCCTGTATCTTACATATCATGTTATTTACCATTTTTCTTAGTCACTTTGGTGCAATTCTCAGGCAAGAATTGAAATTCTTGAAACGGCTTGTTCCAACTCCTTATTATCTTATCACTTTTTCACATCATAATAGCAGTTCTCATTGCTTCGAACAAACAGTAAATGCAACAAACAGACCTTATTTCATCGTTTGAGTCATTACATTCAAAAGTGTTGAACTAGTTGTCATAATCTTTCAAGCATGTTTTAAATGAACAAAAATATGTGGCCTGACAGACAGGAATGTCAGGATGTATAGAAAGATGTATCTGTACAGTATATCTGGCTTACAGTGGGGTGCCCAAAGTGTGTTTCCTATGTTTTACTGTAAATTAGTAATTTCTCATttgcacaatgctgtaaaatccTTTGTTTTCTTACTGTAACACTAGGTGGGTTTACATGGACGATTTTATTCCGATTAGAATTGGAATAATGGCTCAATATGAATAGAAATGACACATATGATCGGAATAAAACCGATCCAATTAGAATTTTAATCGGAATGAAAGGGGCGGGGTATTCCGTTCTTATACCAAATGTATATGGTCAATAGGGTTGCCTGCTGTAACTTCTCAAGCAAAAGTAAAGCAGCAAGAGCTATTCCGATCACATTCTAGAGTGCTTGAGAGCACCTGATTGGATTATAATgtaccccatgtaaacagatgGCATGACATTTTCAGTCGGAATAGTTTAATTGGAATGACAAAAAACCTACCCATGTAAACCCACCTACTGTGTGCCAACGAATTGCAGTACGAACAGTAGAGTACAGTAACATTTTTGAAACATATCCAGTCTCTTGCAATCAATCCCTccgccccacacacagacactcatttGTAACTTGAAATAGCTATGCCGCACAGAAAATAGTACTTCCTTGTGCATTATTCATTAGAAAATTCTTATAGTCAAACTGCTTTGTCATATtgatgacatgacaaagcagattgactatcttgttcataaacgatggtgtaagcggtgcagtttgcactaattgtgaAATGCACAAACTGTTGTGCAAACGTCAATGATGATTctagaaatgcaccaaagcaacTAAAATGCACCAAAGAACTAAAAACTTTTAcaccttttttttcattatatttTCTACCTATAATGAATGAAAGGTAGTATAGTTATTTTAGGGTGATCATAATCGTATATTCCTTTTCACTCCCTGGTTTTCTTCAGTGTTCACCACCTCAGTACTCCCAAAATTATTCTGGCTGGTGGAACAGCAGGCATCTTGAACTGGGTGATTGCCCTCCCTCCAGATGTGCTGAAGTCCAACTTCCAGACAGGTAGGCTATAAGTGATAACCTGCTTTTGGGAACCTTTGATCAGCAAATTCCAAGCTGTGTGCAGTAACTGACCACATGATGATCTCAGGAGGTGTTTCTCAggtcaaaaaaaataaaatgtgggAATGATGTGGGGTCTGAAGTTCAACACTGCCCCCTGGTGGTTATGACACAACACAACGAGTACTCTGCACACTTGTGAGCACACTTGACCATGCATTATGTAGTCGGGTCAAGTCAAGATACCTTTTTGCATTGTACAGCTGCGGATGGACGCTACAGGGGACTAATGGATGTTCTCAAGGAATTAATACGAGAGGAAGGAGCCCGTGCGCTCTACAAGGGCTTCACTGCTGTCATGCTGAGAGCTTTCCCTGCCAATGCGGTAAATAGTAGTTTACTGTTTGATCTATATTCTTTCATTTATTAACAGTGACTCAGAGTATATTTAAATGGAtacattatggttatggttatgggattttgcagacgcctttgtccaaagcgacacacaaatacaaaaacaacataatatttaaaaatttaacagggaacagattataatgttggtcaaactataataaggagaatagcaataataaacaacaatgtcgaTTCAATCAATAgtctaataaaataagcaatgaaaatgagagaaaaaacaataataaacaaaagtgtccatcaggcttgtgcaaaattccagaattgaattggaacTGGCCCTTAAATTCCAAtttaattcttgaatttcacttgcatttcaattgaggtagcaaacaggaagcagaattgcaattcgaattgtgcacaaccctgatgtccattcaatcaataatataaaaaacaatgacatggtaagaatacattaaggagaatatcaataataaacaataatgtcaaattaatcaacagcctaatggaaataaaacaataatttacaaaccataacgcatacgAAGTgcttaaagaactaagtgcatgttcaTTATGCATGAAATGTACAAATATATTGTGATCTTGGCTTATTTATTGATCATCATGGCTAATGCTACAGTCAAGCGAATTTCCTCTAAAAAAGGGTTATCTCTGTGATTTTAGACGGAGGCAGGTTCTAAACTCCATGTGTTTCATATTTCAAGGCTTGTTTCCTGGGGTTTGAAGTGGCCCTGAAGGGCCTGAACTGGTTGGCTCCTGGCTGGTGATCTATGTGATTCTGAGGAGACCTCCTTCAAGTGTGCCTTGCCTCAGCACACAATGGATACGCCTTTAGTTCTTACACCTGACAGTATTGGTCAGTAATGTTGTATTTAAAAGTGCAAGCTGTATGTAGTTTTTTGTATAAAAAAGTACAATTATTTTAAGACTACAATGATGGTATTCTACAGGCAAACTATTGTGgagtttataaaaaaaaaaatatattatgctGTGGAACATCTGTGGAACCAGTTGTTtacatgtatgtttttttctggGCCAAAAATGCAGACAATTGTGTACAAACTTTATTGAAACAAAGATACAGGTTTTGTGGAATGTAACAGGGAAAACTAAAAATGCAATCATAGGTAGAAaagtttttttaatttttttttatcagaaacTACATGCTGCACTTTTATCGTAAATTACATTTGTAATTGTACAGTTTGAATAACATATAAGATGTGCATATCTCATGATGTAATGTATTAGGCATATTTATATAACTACACACATTCTCAGAAATACCAGTTTTACACCAATCAACCAAAAATATATGCATAGTGGCTGTCTAAAATCCACATGTTAAAACGTTTGTGCCCAAATTATGTAAACtgaatgtttattttgtatcaTTCAATCAACTGTGGAATATCTGATGAAAAGCCAAATGTGGAAATATTTGAATatgtcatttttattcattAAACATTTTCTTCGTAGAATttcgttattttttttaaataaacattttattaATCAGTTAGTGTCCTGGTTTTATTTCAAATGTAGTTCTCTGACAACTTGCATTTTCAGGCTACCTTTGACCTAATTACATCACCCATTCTAGTAGTAGGTATGAGGTTTGTTCCTATTGGCCAGGGATATGATGAGTCTAATGTGAATTGTTCTTATTAGTTCCAAATCAAATATTGCAGTAAAACTATACAATTACCAATGAGCTAGATATATGTGGTATGGACGACCAGAGATAACGCCTGATCACTGAAGAGTCACTAGAATTCGTTCACTGCCatgttttatttacatttataaaaCTACAACATCCATGCATCACCCCAAGGTCATAGTCCATCAAATCACTTCCTGTGCCAGGATCTCTACCTATCAGCTGACGGGAGAGAAGGTGAGGGTGTTActttcttgagaagtggctagtgtgtttttttttttttttaatttgttaacAATTCTTCAATTAATCTCAATGAAAGGTTAAAACATTTCTCCCGATAACTTGTACAGACATACATATGAGTCCATTGCCATAATTTTTGATTTTTGGTTCAAGACTTCTGAGGTAGCAAGCTAGTTAGCAGGCACTGGTCTTTCTCTTTGCAGTAGCGGCTGCAGCATGTAGCTGCTAACACAACATTATACCACGTTTTGTGTTTAGTTGTTAGAAATAACAAGTCCGTTACTACAAGTTACGTCAGAATATGAGAGAAACTTAGAAATTGTATTAGACAAAGTATTGAACAAAGATCATGGATACCAGTGTTTGCAGCACCATGCCTTAGATAACGTCACGTTGCTCTTTAGCAGAAATCTACTTGCATCAGCATATTAATCCCAGGAACTACaacaattaataatatatttctGTATTCCATGTACAATGCATATTTATATGCATGACAAAACTGAAGTGTTGTATTGTAATTGCTTGGCTTGAATATTATCTACTCTTAATGAGTTTATTAATGACTCCTCCACAGTGTTGGGAagaaacgttaacgttagtaaAGGGTGTTTTTTGTAATGAGCATTATGCTTTCACTCACTGTTGCCAGCTGTAATAAATTACAACTAACTTCTCAGTAAACGTAGTAATCTGATTCATTAGAGATTAGTCAGGAACCAACGGTCCTGTTGTGAATAACAGCACAGGTGGTGGTTATATTTCCCTTCCTGTCAAACTTTGTTTTAGTTTGAATTAAGGCTCCTATGCGGTCGCAATGCCCTTGGAGGTGAGTTGGCCTTTCCCACAGTGCCCCCGACTGGGATGGAGGCTGTCCAGCTCCCTGGTAATGGGCATGGTGGGATCCTATAGCTTCTTATGGACCAGTGAGTCTTCCCCACAtatcacatttacacacaatcAAGAGTTGTAACTGTTACTATAAGAGGCTTTAAGTTTGCAGTTgcagtcttttttttcctccatttGTCTTGTCATGACTCTTGATTGCAGGATACATGAACTGCATGAAAGTGCACAACCAGAATGTTCTCCTGGACTTAATTGATCAACGTCCCAAGGACCGTCCTCTCATCACTCTGTCCAATCATGAGTCCTGCATGGATGACCCACACATATGGGGTAGGAGACGTGTTTTGACACTATATTGTAGACTTTTACTGTTGTGTATGTCCCTTGCTGAATCAGAAAAGCCATGGCAAGTTGTAACTGCATGTATAGCAATGCTAAGTCCAGAAAAGCTTATTTACATGGCACAATTCatactaggggtgtaacggtacacaaaaatcacaaaagtcacggttcggttaaTTTTCGGTACAGCAAGCCTGTAGGTACTGCTAACTTAAAACGGACAATATGTAGGGAACACATTCTGCATTACAAAGACTTAATTATGAGTTATTTGTACACTATTAGCACTTGTGGTTTAGTGCCAAGTTCCATTTGAAAAGAGCATCTTTGATAAGTATTATTAGGAGTGAATAACTGTTCTTGTGGTACTACCACCTTACAAGCCCCATACTGAGCCATGCATATTTAGGTCATAATTCATATGCAAACAACTTATTTAATAACTATGAATAAGGGGTAATTAGGAGCTTACATAGGGGAAATTCTTAATTAAGGGTCTAGTAAAGGTAGAATAAGGTCTTGCAGAATAAGGTATTAATTAGTGACTTATAATGACTAACAAATGGCTAGTATGCTACTAATATACATGTTAGTAGGCAGCTAATTATTGGTGAATATGCGTGTCttaatataaagtgttaccaagaaTGCTTGCTTTGTGAGGTTACCAGCTAATgaagtgtttttgttgttgtcgttgtagGGGTGCTGAAGCTTCGGCAGTTGTGGAACTTCAAGAAAATGAGATGGTAAGTTTGTATTAAAGGGGCAGTACCAAGTTGAAGAGAGAAGGTAAATGACCAGGATGTGACTTAATTAGCATCATTTTACCTTTTTAGTTAGATTAATATAGTGCTTGTTTAGATGGCTTAAATTGCTCTCCTGTATGTGTCTGCATCTTTACCCTGGCCATAGGACCCCTGCAGCCTCTGATATCTGCTTTACCAAGGAGTTCCACTCACGCTTTTTCAGTAGAGGGAAGTGTGTACCAGTGTGTCGAGGTGAGGCGACTTCTCTTCCCCAGGTGCTTTTGAAAGTTGTGCAGTCATGGTGTACACTGTTTTTCAAAGGTTTGGGATCACTTGCTTTTGAAGAAAAGATAGAATTCTTTGGTGCCATTTCCTAGTCAGCCTATTAGGCTTTAAGTGTTCAGGCACTGTCTGAATTCAGGCATGGGATGTGCTGTTTTAGAATTGAAAATGGGCAATATGCCCATAGGCCTACAGttgaggccaaaatgattagcCCCCCAGGAATTATGGAACATTTTCCTAAAATTCTTCCCAATGTTTGCAGCATTAATAAAACTTGATATATTCAAACCTTCACCAGTGCTATTTAGTAGCttttggtacattttggaatataaaataaatttttagCCTTGCTTTATATCAAA from Alosa alosa isolate M-15738 ecotype Scorff River chromosome 4, AALO_Geno_1.1, whole genome shotgun sequence carries:
- the si:dkey-150i13.2 gene encoding mitochondrial carnitine/acylcarnitine carrier protein, producing the protein MGETEPGRRISPVKNFVAGGVAGACLLFAGHPLDTIKVRLQTQPKVSPTQYVLYTGTYDCFRKTVSKEGILGLYRGMGAPLAGVAPMMAISFFGFGLGKQLLQSDPNIPHTYAQIFMSGMLGGVFTTVIVAPGERIKCLLQVQSTSGQLKYAGPVDCAIRLYKEQGIRSVYKGTVLTLIRDVPSNGLYFLTYEYVKRLLTPEGESVHHLSTPKIILAGGTAGILNWVIALPPDVLKSNFQTAADGRYRGLMDVLKELIREEGARALYKGFTAVMLRAFPANAACFLGFEVALKGLNWLAPGW